A single Leptolyngbya ohadii IS1 DNA region contains:
- a CDS encoding ABC transporter ATP-binding protein produces the protein MLDVRNLHVQFQTANRIAKAVDGLSFQVKRGQTLGIVGESGSGKSVTSLAVMGLIPAPGRVANGEIWFQPDPDKDAVNLRSLTPEQMQRYRGGQVSMIFQEPLSSLNPVYTCGFQLTEAIRQHNPNIAPAEARRRAIGLLQEVKLLPSDEELRQQAIENWQKENPGVNSSKNSTKNSTKGSLSDRDLDDLVNQQKHAMLERYPHQLSGGQIQRVMIAMAISCDPSLLIADEPTTALDVTVQARILDLLRELRDRRGMSIMFITHDLGLIADIADQVAVMYRGKIVEAGSVWDIFSNPQHPYTRGLLACRPQPTRRLRVLPTINDFMEVSTDANGETVIREKPMSLDQALRSNAAVSLEEDHQRTIALQEQPPILSVQNLQVGYPIRGMFGRAQRSAMAVNGVSFQVYPGETLGLVGESGCGKTTLARTLLHLVKPTSGKILFENRDITRLSGDKLRQLRREMQIIFQDPFSSLDPRITIGEAIMEPLMIHKVGNGRRDRLERMSYLLDRVGLNPEFSNRYPHEFSGGQRQRVCIARALALNPKFIICDESVSALDVSVQAQVLNLLKELQDEFKLTYIFISHDLSVVKFMSDRIMVMNRGKIEEIDTADSIYRRPQTEYTRHLIAAIPLGNLDTIRDRQAQRGLAVG, from the coding sequence GTGCTTGACGTTCGCAACCTGCACGTTCAGTTTCAGACCGCCAATCGTATCGCCAAAGCCGTAGACGGCCTCTCCTTTCAGGTGAAACGCGGGCAAACCCTGGGCATTGTGGGCGAATCTGGCTCCGGCAAATCGGTGACATCGCTGGCAGTCATGGGGCTGATTCCCGCTCCCGGACGGGTGGCGAACGGCGAAATCTGGTTTCAGCCTGATCCTGATAAGGATGCCGTGAACCTGCGATCGCTCACACCGGAACAAATGCAGCGTTACCGGGGCGGTCAGGTGTCGATGATTTTCCAGGAGCCGCTGAGTTCGCTGAATCCGGTCTATACCTGCGGTTTTCAGCTTACGGAGGCAATCCGGCAGCACAACCCGAATATTGCCCCAGCAGAGGCACGGCGACGGGCGATCGGGCTATTGCAGGAAGTAAAGCTATTGCCCAGCGATGAGGAACTGCGGCAGCAGGCGATCGAGAACTGGCAGAAAGAAAATCCGGGCGTTAATTCTTCAAAAAATAGTACAAAAAATAGTACGAAGGGAAGCTTGAGCGATCGCGATCTTGATGACCTGGTGAATCAGCAAAAACACGCCATGCTGGAGCGCTATCCGCACCAGTTGTCCGGCGGACAGATTCAGCGGGTGATGATTGCGATGGCAATTTCCTGTGATCCGTCGCTGCTGATTGCGGACGAACCTACGACTGCCCTGGATGTCACCGTACAGGCGCGAATCCTGGATCTGCTGCGGGAACTGCGTGATCGGCGGGGAATGTCAATCATGTTCATCACGCACGATCTGGGGCTGATTGCTGATATTGCGGATCAAGTGGCGGTGATGTATCGCGGCAAGATTGTCGAAGCGGGTTCCGTGTGGGACATCTTCTCGAATCCGCAGCATCCCTATACGAGAGGACTGCTTGCCTGCCGTCCCCAGCCGACTCGCCGCCTGCGCGTATTGCCGACCATTAATGACTTTATGGAAGTCTCCACCGACGCGAACGGGGAAACGGTGATTCGCGAGAAACCGATGAGCCTGGATCAGGCGTTGCGATCGAATGCGGCAGTTAGCCTGGAAGAAGACCATCAGCGGACGATCGCCCTTCAGGAACAGCCCCCAATTTTGTCGGTACAGAACTTGCAGGTGGGCTACCCAATTCGCGGCATGTTTGGGCGGGCACAGCGGTCTGCGATGGCGGTGAATGGCGTGTCGTTTCAGGTGTATCCAGGGGAAACCCTCGGCTTAGTAGGGGAGTCCGGCTGCGGCAAAACGACTCTGGCGCGAACGCTGCTCCACTTGGTCAAACCTACCTCCGGCAAAATTCTGTTTGAGAACCGGGACATTACCCGCCTCAGCGGAGATAAACTGCGGCAGTTGCGGCGCGAAATGCAGATTATCTTCCAAGATCCGTTTAGCTCCCTCGATCCGCGCATTACGATCGGCGAAGCGATCATGGAACCCCTGATGATCCACAAAGTCGGCAACGGTCGGCGCGATCGTCTGGAGCGCATGTCTTATCTGCTCGACCGGGTGGGTCTGAATCCGGAGTTCAGCAATCGCTATCCCCACGAGTTTTCTGGCGGTCAGCGGCAGCGAGTCTGTATTGCCCGTGCGTTAGCCCTGAATCCCAAGTTCATCATCTGCGACGAGTCTGTTTCTGCGCTGGATGTGTCGGTACAGGCGCAGGTGTTGAATTTGCTGAAGGAACTCCAGGACGAATTCAAGCTCACCTATATTTTCATCTCCCATGATTTGAGTGTGGTGAAGTTTATGAGCGATCGCATCATGGTGATGAACCGGGGCAAAATCGAGGAAATCGACACGGCGGATTCGATCTATCGTCGTCCCCAGACGGAATATACCAGGCACCTCATCGCCGCCATTCCGCTGGGCAATCTGGACACCATTCGCGATCGGCAGGCACAGCGAGGTCTGGCAGTGGGTTAA
- a CDS encoding ion transporter, translated as MELKKTVRFYLEDIETPIGKAINLTIVGLVLLSSACFVAETYAIPPVLRLRLDVLNTVILILFTIEYLLRLWSAEHRVRFFFSLASLIDLIAILPFLFTAIDIRFIRIFRWFRILRLLRFVEGKTIFGYVSREDGVIFARILLTLFTIIFIYSGLIYQVEHSINGDRFTTFLDAVYFSVATMTTVGFGDITPISETGRLLTVLMILTGIALIPWQVGDLIRQLVKTSTQIETVCPQCGLDSHDRDANFCKNCGHGLTQMKTSQKSL; from the coding sequence ATGGAACTGAAAAAAACAGTTCGTTTTTATCTCGAAGACATTGAAACCCCGATCGGGAAAGCGATCAACTTAACGATTGTCGGTCTGGTTTTACTGTCCTCCGCCTGCTTCGTGGCAGAAACCTATGCTATTCCGCCTGTTTTGCGACTGCGGCTCGATGTTCTTAACACGGTTATTCTGATTCTGTTCACGATCGAATATCTGCTGCGTCTCTGGAGTGCGGAGCATCGGGTTCGCTTTTTTTTCAGTCTGGCATCCCTGATTGATTTAATTGCAATTCTGCCGTTTCTGTTTACGGCGATCGACATTCGATTCATTCGCATCTTCCGCTGGTTTCGGATTTTGCGTCTGCTGCGGTTTGTCGAAGGAAAAACAATCTTTGGCTATGTCAGCCGCGAAGATGGCGTTATTTTTGCCCGAATTCTATTAACGCTGTTTACGATTATTTTTATTTATTCGGGTTTGATTTATCAGGTGGAGCATTCGATTAACGGCGATCGATTTACGACTTTTCTGGATGCGGTTTATTTCTCCGTTGCCACGATGACGACCGTGGGATTTGGCGACATTACGCCGATTTCCGAAACAGGCAGATTACTAACGGTGCTGATGATCCTCACCGGAATTGCCCTGATTCCCTGGCAGGTGGGGGATTTAATTCGGCAGCTGGTAAAAACTTCCACGCAGATTGAAACGGTCTGTCCTCAATGCGGTCTGGACAGCCACGATCGGGATGCGAATTTTTGTAAGAACTGTGGGCATGGACTGACGCAGATGAAGACTTCGCAGAAAAGCCTTTAA
- a CDS encoding tetratricopeptide repeat protein produces MAQFLGQLQEWETRRTEANGFYRQGKYKEYLDLSRQNLRLSREMQDRTREGHALNDVGLAYIHCWQPQKALEFFYQSLTLTQELGDKQGEATSYCNLGSSYNHLGQLSLALDFFNRAVPIFKSLGDTQGEISTLNNVALIYTKLDEPKRALLLHHQILAMRRLLNDFSGEATTLNGIGFAYTAMGKSEQALGFFKEALSIQRATKNVAGEATTLNNIASIYSDLGQPKEALLLYHQILLTRKEMRDRSGEANTLHNIGFTYNLLGERKQALSFYNKAINRFRDLGDSLGEISTLLNIGTVYAEMNQKEWAQSYYKDARRLSEQIDHKPLVDRVQRLMDAL; encoded by the coding sequence ATGGCGCAGTTTTTAGGTCAGCTTCAAGAATGGGAAACCCGTCGCACCGAAGCGAATGGCTTCTACAGGCAGGGAAAATATAAGGAGTACCTTGACCTTTCCAGACAGAATCTTCGTCTCTCCAGAGAAATGCAGGATCGGACTAGAGAAGGTCATGCTCTGAACGATGTTGGGTTAGCCTACATCCACTGCTGGCAGCCTCAGAAAGCGCTGGAATTCTTCTATCAAAGTCTTACTCTGACTCAAGAACTGGGCGATAAACAGGGTGAAGCGACGAGCTATTGCAACCTGGGTTCCTCCTACAACCACCTGGGGCAGCTATCGCTGGCACTCGATTTCTTCAATCGGGCTGTTCCCATCTTCAAAAGTTTAGGCGATACCCAGGGCGAGATCTCAACCCTAAACAATGTTGCCCTCATCTACACCAAGCTGGACGAGCCGAAGCGTGCCCTGCTGCTGCACCATCAAATTCTAGCAATGCGCCGCCTGCTCAACGATTTTTCTGGGGAAGCAACGACCCTCAACGGCATTGGTTTTGCTTACACGGCAATGGGCAAGTCGGAGCAGGCATTAGGCTTCTTTAAGGAGGCGCTGTCGATCCAGCGAGCGACCAAGAATGTGGCGGGAGAGGCAACTACGCTGAACAATATTGCCTCCATCTACAGCGATCTGGGGCAGCCGAAGGAAGCTCTGCTGCTGTATCACCAGATTTTGCTGACTCGTAAAGAAATGCGCGATCGCTCCGGTGAGGCAAACACGCTGCACAACATTGGCTTCACCTACAATTTGCTGGGCGAGCGCAAGCAGGCTCTCAGCTTCTACAACAAAGCAATCAACCGTTTTCGCGATCTGGGTGATTCGCTGGGCGAAATCTCGACGCTGCTGAACATCGGCACGGTCTACGCCGAGATGAACCAGAAAGAGTGGGCGCAGTCCTACTACAAGGATGCCCGCCGTTTGAGTGAGCAAATCGATCACAAACCCCTAGTCGATCGTGTGCAGCGATTGATGGATGCGTTGTAA